From one Burkholderia latens genomic stretch:
- a CDS encoding chromate transporter, with translation MTTTVTAQAPGYSLGQLVRYMLRLGALGFGGPVALAGYMRRDLVEQRRWITEADYKEGLTLAQLAPGPMAAQLAIYLGFVHYRVLGATLVGFAFVLPSFLMVLALGFAYSHFGGLSWMQAVFYGVGAAVVGIIAMSAYKLTTKTVGRDKLLWTIFLTLAAVTFITESEIAWLFIVAGLVGWLWRAPPKWLNKGGLNAVAAANLPAASGLLAGIDVPQLVQIGAFFMKAGAFVFGSGLAIVPFLYGGVVTEHHWLNDKQFVDAVAVAMITPGPVVITVGFIGYLVAGLPGAIVAALGTFLPCYLFTVIPAPYVKKYGHLPGVKAFVDGITAAAVGAITGSVLVIAKRSIVDVPTAVVAIATVLLLWRFKKLQEPVIVTAAALFGLVAYPMLHH, from the coding sequence ATGACCACGACGGTAACGGCACAGGCGCCCGGTTACTCGCTGGGCCAACTGGTCAGATACATGTTGCGGCTCGGTGCGCTCGGCTTTGGCGGCCCCGTCGCGCTGGCCGGCTACATGCGGCGGGATCTCGTCGAGCAGCGCCGATGGATTACCGAAGCGGACTACAAGGAAGGCCTCACGCTCGCGCAGCTCGCACCGGGGCCGATGGCCGCCCAACTCGCGATCTACCTCGGGTTCGTCCACTATCGGGTGCTCGGTGCGACGCTGGTCGGTTTCGCGTTCGTGCTGCCGTCGTTCCTGATGGTGCTCGCGCTCGGATTTGCATACTCGCACTTCGGCGGTCTGTCGTGGATGCAGGCCGTCTTCTACGGTGTCGGCGCGGCGGTGGTCGGAATCATAGCGATGAGCGCGTACAAGCTCACTACCAAAACCGTCGGCCGCGACAAACTGCTGTGGACGATTTTCCTGACGCTTGCCGCCGTGACCTTCATCACGGAATCGGAAATCGCGTGGCTGTTCATCGTCGCCGGGCTCGTCGGCTGGCTGTGGCGCGCGCCGCCCAAATGGCTGAACAAGGGCGGTTTGAATGCGGTCGCCGCCGCGAACCTGCCCGCAGCCAGCGGCCTGCTGGCCGGCATCGACGTGCCGCAGCTCGTGCAGATCGGCGCGTTCTTCATGAAGGCCGGCGCGTTCGTGTTCGGGTCGGGGCTCGCGATCGTGCCGTTCCTGTACGGCGGCGTCGTCACCGAGCATCACTGGCTCAACGACAAGCAGTTCGTCGATGCGGTCGCCGTTGCAATGATCACGCCGGGGCCGGTCGTGATTACCGTCGGCTTCATCGGCTATCTGGTCGCGGGCCTGCCCGGCGCGATCGTCGCGGCGCTCGGCACGTTTCTGCCGTGCTACCTGTTCACCGTAATCCCCGCACCGTACGTGAAGAAGTACGGGCACTTGCCCGGCGTCAAGGCGTTCGTCGACGGCATCACGGCGGCGGCCGTCGGCGCAATCACGGGCTCCGTGCTGGTCATCGCGAAACGCTCGATCGTCGACGTGCCTACTGCCGTCGTGGCCATCGCAACCGTGTTGCTGTTGTGGCGCTTCAAGAAGCTGCAGGAGCCGGTCATCGTCACGGCGGCCGCGCTGTTCGGGCTCGTCGCATATCCGATGCTGCATCACTGA
- a CDS encoding chromate resistance protein ChrB domain-containing protein, whose product MDILTTWSLLVLTLPTENATARMRFWRALKSKGCAVLRDGVYLLPCTETHDDTLRELAAAIAESGGAAHLLHAPSLDASQEREFRTLFDRGDDYAAFTQALADARKTLAGQSAPELARLLRRVRKNFDTLRAIDYFPNDASTRAEVALQDFAALVDTVLSPGEPHAAERAIRPLAIADYQGRTWATRQRMWVDRVASAWLIRRFIDAQARFVWLASPADCPADALGFDFDGAAFTHVGERVTFEVLLASFGLAQDPALLRIGQLVHSLDVGGPAVPEADGFEAVMAGTRQRTDNDDQLLDQMSAVLDALHAHFAASAKSETGGRS is encoded by the coding sequence ATGGATATACTGACGACCTGGTCGCTGCTCGTGCTGACCCTTCCCACCGAAAACGCCACGGCGCGGATGCGGTTCTGGCGTGCGCTGAAGTCGAAGGGCTGCGCGGTGCTGCGCGATGGCGTGTATCTGCTGCCGTGCACCGAAACGCACGACGACACGCTTCGCGAGCTGGCCGCCGCGATTGCCGAGAGCGGCGGCGCCGCGCATCTGTTGCATGCACCGAGCCTGGACGCGTCGCAGGAGCGGGAATTCCGCACACTGTTCGATCGCGGCGACGACTACGCCGCCTTCACGCAGGCGCTTGCAGACGCCCGCAAGACGCTCGCGGGACAGTCCGCGCCCGAGCTTGCCCGGCTGCTGCGCCGCGTACGCAAGAATTTCGACACGCTCCGCGCAATCGACTACTTCCCCAACGATGCGTCCACCCGCGCGGAAGTCGCCCTGCAGGATTTCGCCGCGCTCGTCGACACCGTGCTGTCGCCGGGCGAACCGCACGCCGCCGAGCGCGCGATCCGTCCGCTGGCGATCGCGGACTACCAGGGGCGCACGTGGGCGACGCGCCAGCGCATGTGGGTCGATCGCGTGGCCAGCGCGTGGCTGATTCGCCGCTTTATCGACGCGCAAGCACGGTTCGTCTGGCTCGCATCGCCGGCGGACTGTCCGGCCGACGCGCTTGGCTTCGATTTCGACGGCGCGGCGTTCACCCATGTCGGCGAGCGCGTGACGTTCGAGGTTCTGCTCGCGAGCTTCGGGCTTGCCCAGGATCCAGCCCTGCTCAGAATCGGACAACTCGTGCATTCGCTCGACGTAGGCGGCCCGGCCGTGCCCGAAGCGGACGGCTTCGAGGCCGTGATGGCCGGCACGCGTCAACGCACGGACAACGACGATCAACTGCTCGACCAGATGAGCGCGGTGCTCGATGCGCTTCACGCGCATTTCGCAGCGAGCGCAAAAAGCGAAACCGGAGGACGGTCATGA
- a CDS encoding metal/formaldehyde-sensitive transcriptional repressor, which yields MSHTIKEKQKLLNRVRRIKGQVEAIERALEDERGCNEILRLITSGRGAMNGLLAVVLEDHIRSHLVDAEHHEDEGSATEQLIEVVHSYFK from the coding sequence ATGAGCCACACCATCAAGGAAAAGCAGAAGCTGCTGAATCGTGTCCGCCGCATCAAGGGACAGGTCGAAGCGATCGAACGCGCGCTCGAGGACGAGCGCGGTTGCAACGAAATCCTCCGTCTGATCACGAGTGGCCGCGGCGCGATGAACGGCCTGCTCGCGGTCGTGCTGGAGGATCACATCCGCAGCCATCTGGTCGATGCCGAACATCACGAAGACGAAGGCAGCGCGACCGAGCAGCTGATCGAAGTCGTTCACAGCTATTTCAAGTAA
- the dmeF gene encoding CDF family Co(II)/Ni(II) efflux transporter DmeF, whose protein sequence is MSNFSDDAFGAGHDHIFLGAAHEQNERRTWMVIALCAAMMVAEIAGGSIFGSLALIADGLHMSTHAGAMLIAALAYTYARKHANDPRFVFGTGKLGDLAGFTSAIVLAMIALLIGYEAVARLLAPVPIHFGEAIPLAIAGLLVNIASVWLLSGDHHGHSHSHGHGHHHGHAHENHHDHDDEAETHRIFDRHGAFVVSVFEDGVPPVFRIAPATHDTKPVDASAVSVTTIRADGTRQTFAMRDRGGYLESMEAIPEPHAFNAIVRVNGREHELAFDEYDHDHGATAAAARDHNIRSAYVHVIADAAVSVLTIVGLLLARAFGWVWMDPLAGIIGALVIANWSYGLMRDTGAILLDTNPDRRLADNVRGAIEGHGDRVGDLHVWRLGPGHMSAVVSVTTDDPARDARFYHGVLQRFRNLSHVTVEVVRTARER, encoded by the coding sequence ATGAGCAATTTCAGCGACGACGCCTTCGGCGCGGGGCACGATCACATCTTTCTCGGCGCCGCGCACGAGCAGAACGAACGCAGGACCTGGATGGTGATTGCGCTGTGTGCGGCGATGATGGTGGCCGAGATCGCCGGCGGGTCGATTTTCGGCTCGCTGGCGCTGATCGCCGACGGTTTGCACATGTCGACCCATGCCGGCGCGATGCTGATCGCCGCGCTCGCCTATACCTATGCGCGCAAGCATGCGAACGACCCGCGCTTCGTGTTCGGCACCGGCAAACTCGGCGATCTGGCAGGCTTCACGAGCGCAATCGTGCTCGCGATGATCGCGCTGCTGATCGGCTACGAGGCCGTCGCGCGCCTGCTCGCGCCGGTGCCGATCCACTTCGGCGAGGCGATTCCGCTCGCGATTGCCGGGCTGCTCGTCAACATCGCCAGCGTGTGGCTGCTGAGCGGCGACCATCACGGCCATAGCCATAGCCACGGCCATGGTCATCACCACGGGCACGCGCATGAAAATCATCACGACCACGACGATGAAGCCGAGACGCATCGGATCTTCGATCGGCACGGTGCGTTCGTCGTATCGGTGTTCGAGGATGGCGTGCCGCCCGTATTTCGCATCGCGCCCGCGACGCACGACACGAAGCCTGTCGATGCGAGCGCTGTGTCGGTGACGACGATCCGTGCCGACGGCACGCGCCAGACGTTCGCGATGCGCGATCGCGGCGGCTACCTGGAATCGATGGAAGCGATTCCCGAGCCGCACGCATTCAATGCGATCGTCCGCGTGAACGGCCGCGAGCATGAGCTGGCGTTCGACGAATACGACCATGACCACGGCGCGACCGCGGCGGCAGCACGCGATCACAACATCCGCTCGGCCTACGTCCACGTGATCGCCGATGCGGCCGTGTCCGTGCTGACGATCGTCGGGCTGCTGCTCGCGCGCGCGTTCGGCTGGGTGTGGATGGATCCGCTCGCCGGCATCATCGGCGCGCTCGTGATTGCAAACTGGTCGTACGGGCTGATGCGCGACACGGGCGCCATCCTGCTCGACACGAACCCGGACCGGCGTCTCGCCGACAACGTGCGCGGCGCAATTGAAGGCCACGGCGACCGCGTCGGCGACCTGCACGTGTGGCGGCTCGGACCGGGACACATGAGTGCGGTGGTGTCCGTGACGACGGACGATCCGGCGCGGGACGCGCGCTTTTATCACGGCGTGCTGCAGCGATTCCGGAACCTGTCGCACGTCACTGTCGAAGTCGTGCGAACGGCGCGGGAGCGATGA
- a CDS encoding DUF1289 domain-containing protein, protein MAVKSPCVDVCSFDGRTGYCVACLRTREEARGWKKMTDHKRHQIVNDRARRHAKLARDTTD, encoded by the coding sequence ATGGCGGTCAAGTCTCCTTGCGTCGACGTCTGTTCGTTCGACGGCCGCACCGGTTACTGCGTCGCGTGCCTGCGAACGCGCGAAGAAGCGCGCGGCTGGAAGAAGATGACGGATCACAAGCGCCATCAGATCGTGAACGACCGCGCGCGGCGGCATGCAAAGCTCGCGCGGGACACGACGGACTGA
- a CDS encoding MFS transporter has protein sequence MSTPSRSAGKPPIPRTVWALGLVSLFMDLSSELVHALLPIYLVTTMGMSVAALGVLEGAAEATAMIVKVFSGAISDWLGRRKGLLLLGYGLAALTKPLFPLASTPGVVVTARLLDRVGKGIRGAPRDALVADVAPPEIRGACFGLRQSMDTVGAFLGPLLAIGLMLWFGDRIRTVLWFAAVPAFIAIALIVFGVREPDRDTPARGFRSPLRWRALTGFPRNYWFVVAAGATFTLARFSEAFLVLRAQQTGLDAAWIPAVMVAMSVAYSLSAWPVGILSDRLDRRVLLAVGMLLLIVADLLLGIGASTLSMFAGVAVWGLHMGFTQGILAAMVSETSPAALRGAAFGVFNLIGGICMLLASSIAGTLWVRYGASATFIAGAALVVVPLCLCRFMPRTGSPAA, from the coding sequence ATGAGCACACCGTCGCGGAGTGCCGGAAAGCCGCCGATTCCACGAACCGTATGGGCGCTGGGGCTGGTGAGCCTGTTCATGGACCTGTCGTCCGAGCTGGTCCATGCGCTGTTGCCGATCTATCTGGTGACGACGATGGGCATGAGCGTCGCCGCCCTCGGCGTGCTTGAGGGCGCGGCCGAAGCTACTGCGATGATCGTCAAGGTGTTCTCCGGCGCGATCAGCGACTGGCTCGGGCGCCGCAAGGGGCTGCTGCTGCTCGGCTACGGGCTCGCGGCGTTGACGAAGCCGTTGTTTCCGCTGGCCTCCACGCCGGGCGTCGTCGTGACGGCTCGCCTGCTCGATCGTGTCGGCAAGGGAATTCGCGGCGCGCCGCGCGACGCGCTGGTGGCCGACGTTGCCCCGCCTGAAATCCGCGGCGCGTGCTTCGGGCTGCGCCAGTCGATGGATACCGTCGGCGCGTTTCTCGGCCCGCTGCTCGCGATCGGGCTGATGCTGTGGTTCGGCGACCGCATTCGGACGGTGCTGTGGTTCGCCGCGGTGCCCGCGTTCATCGCGATCGCGCTGATTGTCTTCGGCGTGCGCGAACCCGACCGCGACACGCCGGCGCGCGGATTCCGCTCGCCGCTGCGCTGGCGCGCGTTGACCGGGTTTCCGCGCAACTACTGGTTCGTCGTCGCGGCCGGCGCGACCTTTACGCTTGCGCGCTTCAGCGAGGCGTTCCTGGTGCTGCGCGCGCAGCAGACTGGGCTCGATGCCGCATGGATCCCGGCCGTGATGGTTGCGATGAGCGTCGCGTATTCGTTGTCCGCATGGCCGGTCGGCATCCTGTCGGACCGGCTCGATCGCCGCGTGCTGCTCGCCGTCGGCATGCTGCTGCTGATCGTGGCCGACCTGCTGCTCGGTATCGGCGCGTCTACGCTGTCGATGTTCGCGGGCGTGGCAGTGTGGGGCCTGCACATGGGCTTTACGCAAGGCATTCTCGCCGCGATGGTGTCGGAAACGTCGCCCGCCGCCTTGCGCGGCGCCGCATTCGGCGTGTTCAACCTGATCGGCGGCATCTGCATGCTGCTTGCGAGCAGCATCGCCGGCACGCTATGGGTGCGCTACGGTGCATCGGCCACGTTCATCGCCGGTGCCGCGCTGGTCGTGGTGCCGCTGTGCCTGTGCCGGTTCATGCCGCGAACGGGCTCGCCTGCGGCGTGA
- a CDS encoding dicarboxylate/amino acid:cation symporter — MKKKHNITRYIVIAMVLGIAVGYACHSAFPDPKMAKEVAGYVSLLSDVFLRLIKMIIAPLVFATLTVGIAQMGDSGSVGRVGVKAFGWFFIASATSLVLGLVTATVLQPGSHLSLPLPAADATLNLKTSAFTLKDFVVHLVPKSIAEAMANNEILQIVVFSIFFGTALSALGEAGKRLTAVIDDLAQVMLKVTGAVMGFAPVAVFAALASTVTTEGLGILLTFAKFMASFYLALALLWGVLTLAGVTFLGKRAFTLIRLIREPFLLSFATASSEAAYPKLLDALDRFGVNRKISSFVLPIGFSFNLDGSMMYCTFAVLFISQVYGIDLPLGTQITMLLMLMVTSKGMAGVPRASLVVIAATLNQFHLPEAGLLLIMGVDMFLDMGRSATNAVGNSIAAAVVAKWEGQLGDSRDDADAGGGGIKQVEVRDTATSA; from the coding sequence ATGAAGAAGAAGCACAACATCACCCGGTACATCGTCATCGCGATGGTGCTGGGTATCGCCGTGGGCTACGCCTGTCATAGCGCGTTTCCCGACCCGAAAATGGCCAAGGAAGTCGCCGGCTACGTGTCGCTGCTGTCCGACGTGTTCCTGCGCCTGATCAAGATGATCATCGCGCCGCTGGTGTTCGCGACGCTGACGGTCGGCATCGCGCAGATGGGCGACAGCGGGTCGGTCGGCCGCGTGGGCGTGAAGGCGTTCGGCTGGTTTTTCATCGCATCGGCCACGTCGCTGGTGCTCGGGCTCGTGACCGCGACGGTCCTGCAGCCGGGCAGCCACCTGAGCCTGCCGCTGCCGGCCGCCGATGCCACGCTCAACCTGAAGACGAGCGCATTCACGCTGAAGGACTTCGTCGTCCATCTGGTGCCGAAGTCGATCGCCGAGGCGATGGCGAACAACGAGATCCTGCAGATCGTCGTGTTCTCGATCTTCTTCGGTACCGCGCTGTCGGCGCTCGGCGAAGCCGGCAAGCGGCTGACTGCCGTGATCGACGATCTCGCGCAGGTCATGCTGAAAGTGACCGGCGCGGTGATGGGCTTCGCGCCGGTCGCGGTGTTCGCCGCGCTGGCGTCCACGGTCACGACGGAAGGGCTCGGCATCCTGCTCACGTTCGCGAAGTTCATGGCGAGCTTCTATCTCGCACTCGCGCTGCTGTGGGGCGTGCTGACGCTCGCCGGCGTGACGTTCCTCGGCAAGCGCGCGTTCACGCTGATCCGGTTGATTCGCGAGCCGTTCCTGCTGTCGTTCGCGACGGCGAGCTCCGAGGCCGCGTATCCGAAGCTGCTCGACGCGCTCGACCGGTTCGGCGTGAATCGCAAGATCTCGAGCTTCGTGCTGCCGATCGGCTTTTCGTTCAACCTCGACGGCTCGATGATGTACTGCACGTTCGCGGTGCTGTTCATTTCCCAGGTGTACGGGATCGACCTGCCGCTCGGCACGCAAATCACGATGCTGCTGATGCTGATGGTCACGTCGAAAGGGATGGCCGGCGTGCCGCGCGCGTCGCTCGTCGTGATCGCGGCGACGCTCAACCAGTTCCATCTGCCGGAAGCCGGGCTGCTGCTGATCATGGGCGTCGACATGTTCCTCGACATGGGCCGCTCTGCGACCAACGCGGTTGGCAACTCGATCGCGGCGGCCGTGGTTGCGAAGTGGGAAGGCCAGCTCGGCGATTCGCGCGACGACGCGGACGCGGGCGGCGGCGGGATCAAGCAGGTGGAGGTGCGCGACACGGCGACGTCCGCGTGA
- a CDS encoding SMP-30/gluconolaconase/LRE-like region family protein — translation MVVRKALQAVLLAAAIAVIAPAGNAGNTTDWIANTYGTLAAHVGNVARSMWVAPEGVIYTASMWDEFEGGVAIYQNGKSAGSIGTHSEFQGSAITGNATSLFVALQPGSGYGSGAVGRYNCATHYRDKLIQITAATNQPRIDVVTGLATAGSLLYASDFYGNRVRVFTTDGVWQRDIGVSSPGALAVDGAGNVWVAQKSTGSIVEFSPSGALLNTIRLAAGARPSALFYDAAAAQLLIGDEGPDMNIKRYTVSGRPALAGTFGVRGGYLDTTTGAKGQVGAQRFTRIAGIGKDTGGNLYVLNNPWGGSWDLGRNGATDIHAYSSTGNLRWTLQSLNFEGIAAPDPVTDGALFYSGTHIYGGAAGGTFVANTVDPFTYPSDPRINMRDTQRDEHFGLLTAVGANRILVAAGQNPPVYYFFHFNAANGYVAIPDGSIPGAAFNTTRRVSAGFSVDSKGGVWAGLDKTGAIYHYPLTGFDASGKPSWGPGVPTPIPASMQPLTRIVYLADSDTMVLAQGVVGSTDWTSIGTRIEVYHGWLAGNTTNPNPVITLPHGGAKAIDAAGNHLFVGYWFSSSGPLWPNIDAFNLDTGNLDTTLVNTSPATVDTSSAIDAMYSVRAYRRANGEYVVTKNNVKGNSITVYRWTP, via the coding sequence ATGGTCGTCAGAAAAGCGCTTCAGGCGGTGCTGCTGGCCGCGGCGATTGCGGTGATCGCGCCGGCCGGAAACGCCGGCAACACGACCGACTGGATCGCGAACACCTACGGCACGCTCGCCGCGCACGTCGGCAACGTCGCGCGCTCGATGTGGGTCGCGCCCGAAGGCGTGATCTACACCGCGTCGATGTGGGACGAGTTTGAAGGCGGCGTTGCGATCTACCAGAACGGCAAGAGCGCCGGCTCGATCGGCACGCACTCCGAATTCCAGGGCAGCGCGATCACCGGCAATGCGACGTCGCTGTTCGTCGCGCTGCAGCCCGGCAGCGGTTACGGCAGCGGTGCGGTCGGGCGCTACAACTGCGCGACCCATTACCGCGACAAGCTCATTCAGATCACCGCGGCGACCAACCAGCCGCGCATCGATGTCGTCACCGGGCTCGCGACGGCTGGCTCGTTGCTTTATGCAAGCGATTTCTACGGCAATCGCGTGCGGGTGTTCACGACCGATGGCGTGTGGCAGCGCGACATCGGCGTGTCGTCGCCGGGCGCGTTGGCCGTCGACGGCGCGGGCAACGTGTGGGTCGCACAGAAGAGCACGGGTTCGATCGTCGAGTTCAGCCCTTCCGGTGCGCTGCTGAACACGATCCGGCTGGCCGCCGGGGCGCGGCCGTCGGCGCTCTTCTACGATGCGGCGGCCGCGCAGTTGTTGATCGGCGACGAAGGCCCCGACATGAACATCAAGCGCTATACGGTGTCGGGCCGGCCGGCACTTGCCGGCACGTTCGGCGTGCGCGGCGGCTATCTCGACACGACGACGGGCGCCAAGGGGCAGGTCGGCGCGCAGCGCTTCACGCGGATTGCCGGCATCGGCAAGGACACCGGCGGCAACCTGTACGTGCTCAACAACCCGTGGGGCGGAAGCTGGGATCTCGGCCGCAACGGCGCAACCGACATTCACGCATACAGCAGCACCGGAAACCTGCGCTGGACGCTGCAGTCGCTCAACTTCGAAGGGATCGCCGCGCCGGATCCGGTCACCGACGGCGCGCTGTTCTACAGCGGCACGCACATATATGGCGGCGCCGCGGGAGGCACATTCGTCGCGAACACCGTCGATCCGTTCACGTATCCGTCGGACCCGCGCATCAACATGAGGGACACGCAGCGCGACGAGCACTTCGGGCTGCTGACGGCGGTCGGCGCGAACCGGATTCTTGTTGCGGCCGGCCAGAATCCGCCCGTCTACTACTTCTTCCACTTCAACGCGGCCAACGGCTACGTCGCGATTCCGGATGGATCGATCCCCGGCGCCGCGTTCAATACGACGCGGCGCGTGTCGGCCGGTTTCAGCGTCGACAGCAAGGGAGGTGTATGGGCCGGCCTCGACAAGACCGGCGCCATTTACCACTATCCGCTGACCGGCTTCGATGCGAGCGGCAAGCCGTCGTGGGGGCCCGGCGTGCCGACGCCGATTCCGGCGAGCATGCAGCCGCTGACGCGGATCGTCTATCTCGCGGACAGCGACACGATGGTGCTCGCGCAGGGCGTCGTCGGGAGTACGGACTGGACGTCGATCGGCACGCGCATCGAGGTGTATCACGGCTGGCTCGCGGGCAACACGACGAATCCGAATCCGGTGATCACGCTGCCGCACGGCGGCGCGAAAGCGATCGACGCGGCCGGCAATCATCTGTTCGTCGGCTACTGGTTCAGCAGCAGCGGGCCGCTGTGGCCGAACATCGATGCGTTCAATCTGGATACAGGCAATCTCGATACGACGCTCGTCAACACGAGTCCCGCGACCGTCGATACGAGCAGCGCGATCGACGCGATGTACAGCGTCCGAGCGTATCGGCGTGCGAACGGCGAATACGTGGTGACGAAGAACAATGTGAAGGGGAACAGCATCACCGTTTATCGGTGGACGCCGTGA
- the hchA gene encoding glyoxalase III HchA: MTSETTQMDRTPAPDPAENNAFFPSPYSLSQYTSSKTDFDGANYPNPYTGGKWKVLMIATDERYVLMTNGKMFSTGNHPVEMLLPMHHMDQAGFEVDVATLSGNPAKLELWAMPNDDEAVQSTYRKYLQKLKTPLKLSDVLEKNLGKDSPYIAVFIPGGHGVLAGIPYSKDVKRTLNWALDNDRYIVTLCHGPACLLSAAIDEAPDHYPFKDYEMCVFPDALDTGPNLDIGYMPGPLPWLVADRLQKLGANVLNKDMTGRCHQDRKLITGDSPLASNGVGKLAAAALLKEVGN; encoded by the coding sequence ATGACTTCCGAGACGACGCAGATGGACCGAACGCCCGCTCCCGACCCCGCCGAGAACAATGCGTTCTTTCCGTCGCCGTATTCGCTGTCGCAATACACGTCTTCGAAGACGGATTTCGACGGCGCGAATTACCCGAACCCGTACACCGGCGGCAAGTGGAAGGTTCTGATGATTGCGACCGACGAGCGCTACGTGCTGATGACGAACGGCAAGATGTTTTCGACCGGCAATCATCCGGTCGAGATGCTGCTGCCGATGCATCACATGGACCAGGCCGGTTTCGAAGTCGATGTCGCGACGCTCTCGGGCAATCCGGCGAAGCTGGAACTGTGGGCGATGCCGAACGACGACGAAGCCGTCCAAAGCACGTACCGGAAGTACCTGCAGAAGCTCAAGACACCGCTGAAGCTGTCCGACGTGCTCGAGAAGAACCTCGGCAAGGATTCGCCGTATATCGCGGTGTTCATTCCCGGCGGCCACGGCGTGCTCGCCGGCATTCCGTACAGCAAGGACGTCAAGCGCACGCTCAATTGGGCGCTCGACAACGACCGGTACATCGTCACGCTGTGCCACGGTCCCGCGTGCCTGTTGTCCGCCGCAATCGACGAGGCGCCGGACCACTACCCGTTCAAGGACTACGAGATGTGCGTGTTTCCCGATGCGCTCGACACCGGTCCGAATCTCGACATCGGCTACATGCCGGGCCCGCTGCCGTGGCTCGTCGCAGACCGTCTGCAGAAGCTCGGCGCCAACGTGCTGAACAAGGACATGACCGGGCGCTGCCATCAGGACCGCAAACTGATCACGGGCGACAGTCCGCTCGCGTCCAACGGTGTCGGCAAGCTCGCCGCCGCCGCGTTGCTGAAGGAGGTGGGGAACTGA